The segment CTACGCTTATCGAATCGTCTCGGCTGATAGATTTGAGAAAGAACGAGGAACGGAGAATGATACGAATAAACGATAGTAATGAAATAGATATTTACCACGTTCCTAAAGAATGTACAAGCATTTAGTGCGTACCGATCGCACACCGATTCCTTGATCTGCTTTCTTTTCCATAGATCTACTAGTGTagtcttatttatttttatttaaacgtgAATGTAGAAGATATAAAGATTTTACGTCCAATGTAATCTGCTTCTATTTTGTaacaactttttaataaatattacgtTTGATATAACTGAATGCAATGAAGTACATCGGTCTATATATTAGAGACTTCGCGATAGAAAAGATATATGTGTACAAGCGGAGTCATTGATTTTATTATAATGGGACAGCGTACGAAAACATATCGTTTGAATAATAAAAGTGTCTATTTAATACTGTATTCAAATGGATGTACCATGAAGTTGCGAGGCAACCAGCGGAGCGAGTAGAATTTCAGCACGGTCACTTTATTTTCCAAGAATAAATAGCATAGTCATCATTTGCATACAGGAGTAGACATTCTCGagaataatataataaacaatTATATATTTGTTTGGCAGATCATAAAAGGTATTCTTTGGTGACTTACATAAAACTGATAAATATAGATAAGGTAAATAGATATACAGGAAAAAGTGACTATATGCACATGATTTTTCTGTGTATATTCTTAAATGGAATTAATattatcaatatatatatatatatatttttatatatatatatatatatagtttgaGGCAGGAATATCGTTTGTGACATGCACTTGACGCGCACGTAATATCTGCCACCAGTCAGATTTCAACCAGTGTTCAACTACTTAGGAACCAAATTTCTTTCCTcttctgtgtttttttttacaataatttataaattatgtttaTTCTTTACAAAAGTCTTATGTGTACATGAATGATGGAGCCGTAGGAAAAAGAAGAACTAAAGAATTTTACCGGTTCGCATCGTCTTCTCAAATAGTTTGCTACGACGTGTCAATTTCACTATTCGAGATAATTAACCGTATAATGCTATGAGACACTTTACTTTCGCGCGGCCACTAGGATAGTCTTTTAcagctttttttttcccccttttcgaTTATTTACAAAACTCTGAAAAACACCGCGGCTGTCCTGCAACTTAAAGCATAAACCAATGTTCGTTCAATTATCAGATACCTCCCCTGTACAATGTACTTGAAACGTAAATGCTACGATTACCCAACACTGGGCCCCGTTCCTTTGCGATTCGACTGCTCTCGCTACATCATATTTTCCCTAAGTAAAAAGTGATGGAGAATGTGATAAGGTACCTTTTTCTTTTGATTTTTAGAACGCGTGCCGCCGGGTAGTAGCCCACGCTCGTCCAATGCGTCATTCGCCGAGTTACTGTCCCTCATCGCCCATCACACGTCGCTTACAATTACTCTCGCGATCGTTTCTTTTCGTGCTTTCTTTTTTGAAGAGAGAAGTGACCAAACACGGATACCGCACTATCCCGCGTGCGCACTCCTATAAAGCGTAactgtacatatttataatatacacTGTATACACAATCTGTCCGCGAGAATTCATTAGGCAGGGAATGAATTGTGTCGGGGACAAATGTGTGCAAAGTAAAACGCATCGAGGATACAATATCCGTTCGCGGAGTAagttcgttctttttttttttttttttttttaaacatagaaACTATAAAAAGGATTGGTGAAACGTGCAGTTTTCAATTACAATTCATAGCATAACATCTTCACAACGGAGGATCTGTTTGTTATTACGAAATCACGCGACTGGAAGTTTCTTGCGACGCGGAACTGAAAGAATATTCTCATTCATAGAAATCAATGAAATGTTATGCACTGAATCACGTTTCGAATTTAGCTTATAACCATACATATCACAGTATCCATATAACCCGTCTCCCCCCTCCCATTTTCATAATTCGTAACATCGTCCTAGTGTATTGttttcttctacttttttttttttaaatgaatacaATCGTTTACGTTTTGATAGAATTACGCCTCGTGTATATATTTCACTCGCTTTTAGAATACCTTGCAAACAGCGTGAAGAGAACTGTTTCCCCTAATAATTACAACGACCCTTCTGTACCATTCTCGCCCGTAAACAGAAGAACAAAGTTAAAGGGAAACTCTAGGTCATAATACTTCTTGTTTTCCAAAGATCTTTGTACTATCGTTTCTACTTTGAAATTAAGGATCTATACGTTCATTCTGCTTCATGGAAGAAAAATATGAATGTAAGTCGTAACACAGTGAGTATAGAACTAAACCCATTAATACAACGTATCGAACGTAGGGGCACGCGCAGAGTGTGTACGTGTCGAGCTCGCTAGAAGTTAATTCGAATCCCCTTTGCTGGCCGTTTCATTACACGTAGCCTCTTACTCGAAATCTTTCGCAGACGTGTGTTAAATAGTGTACGACGGTAGTTACCGATGAATGCTTAAATAATTGAGGAAGCTTCGAGTTAACAATAAATAAGCGGTATTACGTTTAACAGGAGGCAGAGCATGCCAAATTCCTTACTTTACTAGCCGACAGGCTGGTTCATATATAACTTAAGGTGtaattaaagaataatttaGTTAAATTAATATCACctaatataaatattcatcACGTCATATTGACACCCAGTAAACCCCTGACATTCTCGTACACTATGTAACTGATCGATACAGCTGGAGCCACCTGGAAACCAAAGCAAACAAAAGTAGTACACGTTTCTAAGTAAAGCACGTTTTAAATTTCAAACAATCAAAGTGCTCACGAGCCTTTCCGTACCTTCAAAAAATTCGGGGTCAAGCCTCTATATAAACCACGGACCCCTTCTTTCCTAATAATATCTTTGAAAACACCACTCATGGTGTTAGGAAACTTATCTGGCGATATATCAGCTTGCAATCTTGTTCTGACTAGCGCTAACGGGTATGAACATACTTGGCCGGCTGTGCTTGACGTTGTTCCACACAACAGCAGTATCCAGAACGGCGGTGGCTCATTCTTGTCGTGTGTCCGCAAATACCtgtttttcaatgtctacgGCAGAAGCATTACTGTTAGCGTCGGAGCTGGCGTTCAGTTGCTCTTATAGTACAGcatttattcgctaagagctcgggACCGGCGGTGAGCATTTAACGTAGAGGGGGcacgattccgagcgatcgtttctcgctaCTTTCTTGGCAACAGGAGTGCGCCAGAGTTGGcggggatagcgccgagctctTAACGCGCAGGCCcaaccgagctcttagcgaataaatgCTGTAACGTTACAGTGGTTCCGAGTACTAACTTCGTATACAGCCAGATCGATACCAGCGTATGGAATTATCCCCATTAGATTGGGGACGTAGCCCCTGTAGAAGGACCTCAAACCAGCTTGCCTGTATATCTTCTTCGATGCGTCGATCAAGCCCGCAAACTCGCCTGTTTTTCTAAGCGCAAACCTAGTTTTGAGCACCTGAAACAGATTGTTCGTGGCGTTAACATAAGGCTGCGGATAACCCCTGTATTATTATTAGCTGCCTCAGTTTCGTACCTCGAGTGGATATatggctgactgactgatccCACCAGCCAAAGACCCCGCCATTAAACGTTCATAAAGTCCGAGCTCTCTAACGTCGTCTCCTTTGATCGCTCTTTTAATTTGCTCGTAGGCCATGAATTTCAGGGCACTTTCCGGTCCGATCTTAAGTACGTTTATACCGTTCCCTCTCCAGAGACTAGTCGATCCGCCCTCGCGAAGCATGTACCTGAAGCAACTCATGATTTTGCAGTGTCGCGTTCCATGTACCTGAAAGTATGTTTCTTCTTCGTAAAGCAAACAAAGCATAAGTCAGCTGGTTCTGATTCTAACCGTCCTAATAGTTTTGCGCTTGTCATccgattgaaataaaaattaaacccAAACGCGGATTCCgatatttttaatagaaattcgtGGGCGGGAGGAGGTAACGCCAGTTTGCAATTGGTACCACAGTGGGCTGTTAACCCTCGACCGGCGGTGCTGGGTCTTTTTAGACCCAAGCGTAACGATACCGAGTGTAACAGTGGAAAGGGAACCTTGAGAAttcgaaaaaaatttcttctgtACTATTTTAGGAAAAAGAACATCGTTTCAAATGGGTGTAGCAAGGTAGGtacagtacgcactcgttataagctcgacgaacggggctggcagcGGGCGTACAGCGCGTTGTGAACACTCCGAGCGAGTGGAAACGAAAGATCCTCTCGCTCGtgctcgggttctctcactctcgtccgaaggattccaagaaatgctGGGGATAAGCGCCCAACGGGCGCAcaacgcatggtagaaacgggcttataacgagtgcaTACTGTAGTACGGGGCGAAATTGACCTAGGTGTCAACTTTTATGCGATCACTCGAACCTTCCGCCATTTGAGggctcagtggcgcactcaggatttaatcttggggtgcgccgagttgaacgggtaaaaatatttttaagaaaaatttatttaatgcaaaaaaatttaataaaattcgttaagtgattataaagatttttttaaaacataaaatccagttttctttttacaaagaccctttttggggggtgccagggccccttagCCCCCCCACTAGGTGCGCCACTGCGAGGGTTAACACGCTCCGTGCCATTGTGGATTTTCAGATTGTTGGTGGGCCATGAGAAGTGATAAAATTAATCAGTTTCTTCGtagtttcaacttttttttctactttcgtTTCACTAGGAAGTTGCAGGATAAATTTGTCCGTTAAATGGAAGCTTCACTTTTTACGATTATTCAAACTTTAAACGAAATTTATAAGTGAACCTCAGTCAGGTCCCATAGCTACTTCAGTGGTACTTCTACAACCGTTAATCCCGCGATTTAAAATGACCCCACCCATGCCAAATAAACTCGTTAattattaacatattttttaaccaaatccatttttaaaaaatctgttCACACAACTGAATTCATAGTTTAAAAAGACACAACTTtgcaatttaaacttttttcctataccGAATGGTTTCTAAGATATTCAAGAAAAACTATTTCCGCGCCCCAACTTTGAGGGtcgttttcaccccttcaacatgaCCGATTGCCGATAAGAAAACATACGTGTGGAATATTTTTGGCTACTCTACGAACCTGCAAagttgcatcaaaatcggtgagtaCGGGTTCGACGTGCCCCTTGTGACCTTTATACCTCACCCCCAATCAAAGAAGCAACAAGCTGACATTTACAAACGCAATGATTTATATATGTAAAAGCGTCAGTGCTCAAGAGCGGGCAGTAAAAGTGCTCTGGACGTACAAATGATGTCATCGAAACGGCTATGAAACCTGTCGTCTTCATTTATCGACATTAGTTAAATAATATATCATAGCACGCGAGTGGTAAAACAGTTTTCGTGTCGTTTCAATCGATAATACCGATACATTGTTAAATAATCAGAATTGGTTATTATATTTAACTCCAACGTCCTTCGGTGCACTGGCATCGGTCGCGTCCATCGCCGGCAATTAGTAATTCCAAGTTTACGCGAACAAGAACGTCACCCAATTCTATTTCTATGTACATTTTTATAGGCCATTTCTTAGCTCGTAATGATGTTGTAAACCCACCTGCAGATAGACTTTGATCCGGTCCAAAGGGGCGGTACACGTGCGCGAGACAGCGCCCGCTACGCCACCGGACACCAAATGCCGCCACCACATTCCAGACACCATTTCACTAGTCGTGAAATCCTCGGGCACGCCGATGTCCTCCCCAATGTCCATATACTGGAAAAGAAAGCGGTAAACAACAGGGGTCATAGGGACACCGCGGAGCCCTACGTATCACGTGACCAGGCCACGCGCGCGCAGCGAAAAAAAACTTAAGAAACCATCGTCTCGCACGTGGAAGCGAGTGACGCGAAAAACCGATTAAACGCCGACGAGTCACGAGTGACTAATAGTTAGTTAATAGTTAACCCTTTGCTCGTCATGTTCCATGATTCAAATAGCTTAGCCTGTGACAGAGTTTCATGTACTTTCATTGTCGTCACGTGCGCATTTGAAAGAATCTCCAAGGTATTCACGTGATAGATATACATCTcgagtatatacagggtgtcgcgtAACCGAGCGTGCAGGCGGAAGAGTGGTGGAAAAtgtggaattaaattttttgatatcgcgcttcctTTTTGGCGAAATTGGAtttgaactttgaatttaaGCAAGTGCCCATGATTCTGCCTTAAGGCTCGTTCACATTAGGCGaataaaatttcaagacaaGTGAAGGTGAAAGAATTTCTACTtagcttgaaacttgaaagaaacttggAAGCAGGGCCGGCGGGACTTTGAATTCATTATGCAAGTTAAGGGgccgctaaaaaactatatcgcaaatttaataataaaggaatacaACTCTAGCattaacaaaatgtaaatataattctatttttttgtgctgcttaaaggaaaaatatattaaagagaaaaCAGGTGCAGAAATATGGGACCGTCAAATTAAAGGCGCCAAAAATTGTCTTGCATAAGGAAGGATATTTGCTTGGAAGAATATTTCCAGTGAAGTAAATCACAGGTTCACATTGGTAAAGTAGTTTCAAGATACTTGAAGGCAAATAACTTGACTCATGTGAACGAGGCTTTCCTGTGGGTCCTCGCTTACAATGGCGCCTAAAGCTGTACTTCGGTGCATGCGCACCTGGCCCAAGTTCGAAGCGAATTTTCTAGAACAGTGATTCTcaaccggtgggtcgcgaagtgttttctgaggggccgcgactgttttttttttaaatattattaagctagaattacattctgaaatatatatttttaacatgTTTTCTTCATCTTACTAAATTTATCATATCTTATATGGGGgtggggggtcgcaggttatttgaatattataaaagggaatcGTGACTCACAAAatattgggaaacactgttctAGAAAATTATAAGCGAGTTATGagcaaattttattccatattttcgacttaatttTCGTCGTTTAtgagacaccctgtacaacATGTTCGCTGGAAGAATTCTCTTATCAAAAGTCTGCTAATTTTCATTCGGATGTCGGCCGAAGGGAACAATTTAAAGTGTCATCCAAATAATACACGCTTCCTCAGCCTCTTATCTGTTCCGAGCCAGTGTTAACTGGTTATCCTCAGTGATGCTAAAATCA is part of the Andrena cerasifolii isolate SP2316 chromosome 1, iyAndCera1_principal, whole genome shotgun sequence genome and harbors:
- the Scamc gene encoding short Calcium-binding Mitochondrial Carrier isoform X3 encodes the protein MDMVDVDADFVLMFHIKYMDIGEDIGVPEDFTTSEMVSGMWWRHLVSGGVAGAVSRTCTAPLDRIKVYLQVHGTRHCKIMSCFRYMLREGGSTSLWRGNGINVLKIGPESALKFMAYEQIKRAIKGDDVRELGLYERLMAGSLAGGISQSAIYPLEVLKTRFALRKTGEFAGLIDASKKIYRQAGLRSFYRGYVPNLMGIIPYAGIDLAVYETLKNRYLRTHDKNEPPPFWILLLCGTTSSTAGQVCSYPLALVRTRLQADISPDKFPNTMSGVFKDIIRKEGVRGLYRGLTPNFLKVAPAVSISYIVYENVRGLLGVNMT
- the Scamc gene encoding short Calcium-binding Mitochondrial Carrier isoform X1; translation: MPGNRGSAVHGVMPPHYLHELPAEDEERLEKIFQTLDLDGNGKIDVKDLSKALREVGVDKYYAEEFLARSDSTKSGDISLAEFIHYVREHEKNLRLQFSHLDKNKDGRIDLEELIRAFEELGIKMDYAEAKKLLQRMDKDGSLTISFNEWRDFLLYAPSSDLLGLIEYWHHTNYMDIGEDIGVPEDFTTSEMVSGMWWRHLVSGGVAGAVSRTCTAPLDRIKVYLQVHGTRHCKIMSCFRYMLREGGSTSLWRGNGINVLKIGPESALKFMAYEQIKRAIKGDDVRELGLYERLMAGSLAGGISQSAIYPLEVLKTRFALRKTGEFAGLIDASKKIYRQAGLRSFYRGYVPNLMGIIPYAGIDLAVYETLKNRYLRTHDKNEPPPFWILLLCGTTSSTAGQVCSYPLALVRTRLQADISPDKFPNTMSGVFKDIIRKEGVRGLYRGLTPNFLKVAPAVSISYIVYENVRGLLGVNMT
- the Scamc gene encoding short Calcium-binding Mitochondrial Carrier isoform X2, with the translated sequence MYTLKKPGLLKHEGIPSTCQVCEEFLQGYHELLQRYMDIGEDIGVPEDFTTSEMVSGMWWRHLVSGGVAGAVSRTCTAPLDRIKVYLQVHGTRHCKIMSCFRYMLREGGSTSLWRGNGINVLKIGPESALKFMAYEQIKRAIKGDDVRELGLYERLMAGSLAGGISQSAIYPLEVLKTRFALRKTGEFAGLIDASKKIYRQAGLRSFYRGYVPNLMGIIPYAGIDLAVYETLKNRYLRTHDKNEPPPFWILLLCGTTSSTAGQVCSYPLALVRTRLQADISPDKFPNTMSGVFKDIIRKEGVRGLYRGLTPNFLKVAPAVSISYIVYENVRGLLGVNMT